In Chitinophaga oryzae, the sequence TGCCGCAAAACGTCACTATCCCCGTGGTGGTCCATATCGTACTGGACAACCCCGACCTCGTCACCGACGCCCAGGTGCTGTCACAGATAGCGGTGCTGAACCAGGACTATAACGCCGCCAACCCAGATATCAGCCAGGTGCCGTCTGTATGGCAGCCGGTCACCGGTAATGCCCGCATCAGTTTCTGCCTGGCGCAGCGTACCCCTGGCGACGAGCCCACCACAGGCATCGTCCGCGTTAAAACCACCGCAGGCCGCAGCTTCGATATCAGCGGCGGCGCCCCCGACGCGAAATACGCGCAATACGGCGGCTCCGACGCCTGGGATACCCGCAAATACCTCAATATCTGGGTTACCCGCCTTTCCGGCAACTACCTCGGCGTGGCCGCCCCTCCCGGCGTAGGCTACCCGGTGGAACAGGAAGGCGTGGTAGTGCTCTACACCGCTTTTGGCACCACCGGCAGCGTAGGCCGCATCTATAACCTGGGCCGCACCACCACGCACGAGATAGGCCATTACTTTGGGCTGAGACATATCTGGGCCGACGACAGCGGCGGCTGCGCCGCAGACGATGGCATCTCCGATACGCCCCCGCAGGGCGATAACACCTACGGGTGCCCCGCTTTTCCCCGGACGGACAACTGCAGCCCTAATTTCCCGGGCATTATGTTCATGAACTATATGGACTATACCGACGATGCCTGCATGCACCTTTTCACCGCCGGGCAGACAGGCCGCATACGCGATGTGCTGGAAAATACCGTCAGCTCCCTGATGTCGTCCAACGGCTGCACCCCTGTGGTGCTGCCGGCAAACGATGCCGCCCTCACCGCCGTCACCGGCGCAGACGGCAAACGCTGTGATAACCGTATTTTGCCGCAGGTGACCCTGCGCAACAAAGGTACCCTCCCCCTTACATCGGTACGTATCCTCTACCGCCTCAATAATGGCGCCCTCGTGAACTACAACTGGCAGGGCAACCTGTCCAGCCTGCAAAGCACCAACGTTCCCCTGCCGGCTTCACAGGTAACAACAGGCGTCTATAACCTCCAGGCCTATACGCAGTCGCCCAACGGCCAACCGGACGCCAATGTGGCCAACGACACCACCACCAGCCGCTTTCACTTCGATGCGGAAGTACAGCTGCCCTTTGAAGAAGGTTTTGAGCAGGACAGCTTCCCGCCGCCGGGATGGGACCTGTACAATCCCGACCGCAGCTTCACCTGGGAGCGCGACCGCAACGTCGGGCATAACAGCCAGGCTTCTGCACTGGTACGCAACAAAGGCTATAATGTCAACGACCAGACAGACGACCTGCTCACCCCCGTGATCGATCCGCAGGGGCATGACTCCATTTTCCTTTTCTTCGACGTAGCCGCAGCCGTGTACTCTAATCCCGATATGACCGGCAACGTCTGGGACACGCTACAGGTGCTGGTCACCAAAGACTGCCGCCAGACTGCGGCCATAGCCTACGCCAAATGGGGCAAAAACCTTATTACCCGGCCTACCCCCGTGTTGGATGAGTTCATCCCTTCCAATAACGAATGGCGCCGGGATTCGGTCGATCTGACAGCCCTGGCGGGAAAAGACAAGTTCCAGGTGGCCTTCCGGAACATTTCAAATGCAGAGAATAACATATATATAGACAATATCCGGATCGTCACCAAAGACATCAACCCGGAGCTGCGCCAGGCCGGCGTACTGGTACATCCCAACCCCACTGACGGACTGGTATGGATCAGCTTTTATGAGCGGCCGGCCGACCTGCAGCAGGTAAACCTGTACAACGCCGCCGGACAGCTGGTTCGTTCCCAGCCAGGCAACGCCATCGGCGCCAACAACCGGATGACCTTTAATTTGGTAAATGAGCCAAATGGTGTTTATTTTGTAAAATTAATTTACAGGAACAGGGCCAACACCATTAAATTAATGAAAGTAAGATGACGATGAGACAAGATTATCCGGCAGTTCAGACACTTCTTCAGCAACCTTCTCTGGATACTGACCTGAAGAACATTGCAGAAAAAATCCTGCGCCAGGAAAGAATTACGCCCGCAGAAGGGCTGACTTTATTTGAGAAAGGCGACGTTGGTTTCTTAGGCGCACTGGCCAACCATGTGCGGGAACGTATGCACGGCGATAAGACTTACTTCAACCGTAATTTTCATATTGAGCCTACCAACGTATGTGTTTTCACCTGTCACTTCTGCTCCTACTCCCGGTTGTATAAAAACCGCGAAGAGGGCTGGGAACTGAGCATCGACCAGATGCTGGATATCGTGAAAAGCTACGACGGCCAGCCTGTTACGGAAGTCCATATTGTAGGCGGCGTACATCCCAAGATGCAGCTGGACTTTTTCGTGGAACTGATCCAAAAAATCAAGGCGCATCGCCCAGATCTCCATATCAAAGGATTTACGGCTGTAGAGCTGGACTATATGTTCCGCAAAGCCAAAGTAAGCGTAGACGAAGGGATGCGCATCCTCAACGAAGCCGGCCTGCAATCCATGCCGGGCGGCGGTGCGGAAATCTTCCATCCCGACGTACGCGCCAAAATATGCCATGACAAAGTAGATGCGGACGGCTGGCTCGCTATTCACCGGGCGGCGCACAACCGCGGCATGGTCACCAACGCCACTATGCTGTACGGCCATATCGAAACCTACGAGCACCGCATTGACCATATGGAACGTTTACGGCAGCTGCAGGACGAAACACACGGCTTCAATACCTTCATCCCGCTGAAGTTCAGGAACAAAGGCAACGACATGTCCGATATTCCGGAATCTTCCATCGTGGAAGACCTGAAGCTGTACGCAGTGGCCCGTTTGTATATGGACAACTTCCCGCATATCAAAGCCTACTGGCCGATGCTGGGAAGAAATACCGCGCAGCTGACGCTTTCCTTCGGGGTAAATGACCTGGACGGTACCATCGACGATACCACCAAGATCTACAGCATGGCCGGCGCGGAGGAACAGAATCCTTCCATGAACACCGCCCAGCTGGCCCACCTGATCAAACAGGCAGGCAGAAGGCCCGTTGAACGCGATACCGTGTACAATGAAATAAAAGATTATACTGACGTGGTTTTCTCTGACGAGGAACTGCTCGTGACTAAATAACATCCTTATGCAGCTACCGTTCAAATACCTGTTGATAGCCGCCCTGTACGTGTCCGGCTGTAACAACAATACCGGCAAAAACAACAGCGCCGCCACCACAGAAACCGGTACCGGCACTACCGCCGGCACGGAATCTCCGGCCCCGGTCACCGCCAACGGCAGCGAATTCAGAAAAGACGCGTCGCTCGCATTCCTGTCCAAAAGCAAGGCGGACACCATCCGTAAAATCGATATCCAGCTGGCACAAACCGATCAGCAGCGGGAAGACGGGCTGATGTACCGTAAATCCATGACCGATGACCAGGGCATGCTGTTTATCTTCCCGGACATGGAAGAGCGCTCTTTCTGGATGAAAAACACCTACATCTCCCTCGATATCATCTACCTGGATGATAAACTGGAAATCGTGTCCATCCAGAAATATGCAACGCCCTTGTCAGAACAAAGCCTCCCCTCCTTCAAAAAAGCACAATACGTGCTCGAAGTCAACGGTGGGTTCTGCGACAAATACCACATCAACTACGGCGACCACGTGGTCTACCACAAATAGCCCAATCACAAAATCTCCAAATAACTAAATATCTAAATGACTAAATGAAGAAGCCCCGGCAGACGCCGGGGCTTTTTTTGCTTTGATACATATTTGATCGCTAACATTATAGCCTTTAAAGACTATCCTTCATTGACCACCCGCAGGATATGCAGCTGGGTTTTGCCCGCAGGCACCTCCCAGTCGATGGTGTCGCCGGCGCTGTAGCCCAGCAGGGCCGTACCTATCGGCGAAAGGATAGAGAGTTTCCCCAGTTGAATGTTGCTGGCCGCAGGCAATACCAACTGCACTTCCCGTACAGCGCCGCTGCGTTCATCCCTGAACTGCAGCGTGGAATTGACCTGTACCACATCATCGGGTACTTTTGTCTTACGGATCACCGCCCTGTCCAGCTCCTCTTTCAGTTTGGCTGTGCCGGGAGCGTGGTAACAAAGCGTTTTCAGGATGTCGTAATCATGTTGGGACACGATAATCTGTTTCTTTTTCATGAAAACAGGTTTTAATCAATTATTGACTGCCTGCCCCGGCAACAGCGCCGCTCCTGCGGAACGACCGTTGTCCGGCGCATAGATTTCTTCATATGATCGTATATCCGTTCTCGTTACTCTTCTGTAAAGTGCTGCCGGGTTTACCTGTTCAGGCGCAGCGAAACCGCAGGCGCCCATCAGTTCTGCCAGTGCATATATGGTGTTACGGTGGAAGTTGGCCACCCGTTCTTTTTTGTCGGTCACATTCACGCCCTGGTACAGGGTGGGATCCTGTGTAGCCACGCCCACCGGGCAGCTGCCACTGTCGCACTGAAGCGCCTGTATGCAGCCCAGTGCCAGCATCATGCCTCTGGCGCTGTAGCAGGCGTCTGCTCCCAATGCCAACACTTTCATGATGTCGAAGCCGGTGATGATCTTACCGCTGGCCATAATTCTGATATGCTGTTTCAGGTCGTACTTCTTCAGCATGTTCACCACAAAAGCCAGTGCGTCGTACAAAGGCATCCCGATACTGTCCGTGAATTCCAGCGGAGCCGCACCGGTGCCGCCTTCTGCGCCATCTACCGTAATAAAGTCGGGGTAGATACCGGTGTTGGTCATGGCGATACAGATACGCTCAAACTCGTCCTTGCGGCCTACGCACAACTTAAAGCCTACCGGTTTGCCGCCGGAGAGGGTACGCAGCTGCTGCAGGAAAGTCAGCATCTCGTACTCGTTGCCAAAAGCGGTATGCGCTGCCGGCGATAATACGCTGACACCCGGTTTTACCTTACGGATAGCGGCGATTTCCGGCGTATTCTTCGCTGCCGGGAGTACCCCGCCCTTACCGGGCTTGGCGCCCTGGCTCAATTTCAGTTCCACCATCTTTACAGAAGGTTCCGCCACGGTCCCGGCGTATACTTCCGGTGAGAAATTACCGTTCTCATCGCGGCAGCCGAAGTAACCGGTGCCGATTTGCCAGATCAGGTCACCGCCGTGTTGCAGGTGATACGGACTCACACCACCCTCCCCGGTGTTGTGGGCGAACCCGCCCACCTTTGCGCCACCATTGAGGGAAAGGATGGCTGTTTTACTCAGCGCACCGTAACTCATCGCGCTGATGTTGAGTAAACTTGCGTTATATGGCTGACTGCATTGCTTGTTGCCGATCGTTACCCGCAGGGCTTCCGGTTTCACTTTGGTGGGAAACGCGGTATGCGACGCCCATTCGTAGCCCGGTTCATACATATCGGCCAGGGCGCCGAAAGCAACGGTCTGTTTCACGTCTTTTGCGCGCTGGTACACTACCGCACGCTGGCGACGGCTGAACGGCCGTCCGTCCGTATCAGACTCGAAGAAATACTGACGCATTTCCGGCCTGATGTGCTCCAGCAGGTAACGCAGCCTCCCCAGCAGGGGATAGTTGCGCAACAGGGCGTGTTTGCCCTGGAAACGGTCGATCAATGTCAGCAATGTGACACCTACGGCCACCGGTAATAAAATCCATCCTGTTAAATAACCGCGATAAAGGCTTGCAGCCACGCTCACATCCAGCAACAGGCATAAAAGATAAACTGCCCATCGTGCTATCCGATGATTCATAAAACTTATTTTATAAGATTGTTTTGGAAATTGCTAAATGGATTATACTACCAATACAAGCGTACAGGTATCATCCCCCCGGGTACAACTGTTACGATGCTATAAGTTGCCCGGGCTTAATTGTTGAAGTCTTTGGGACAGGATAAAAAAGGCAACAGGAACCCGCCCGTACAGATACGGTGTTGGCTACAGCAGGTTTGTATGTTCGTTGCCTTACTCACGAGTAATGGTATGAGCAACAAAGATAGGCCTTTTATTGATATGAGCGCATTATTTGGTTAATTCTGCGGCGGTAAACGGCTTTTGCCGGCCGTTATATTGTTTGCGGACATTTTTGATATCGTCTGCCGTCACTTTTCCGGCTTTGTTATTCCATGCGCTCCGCAAAAAGGTGAGCAGCTCCGCAATGTCACCGTCACTGAATTCATCACTGACGCCGATGCCTGGCATATCGCCGTTGATCTCCGGCGCCTTATACAGTTTACCGTGCACTTCCACCGGACCGGTAAGGCCATACAACACGATGGCGGCGAACTTGCTCTTGTCGCCCGTCACCCAGTTGCTTTCATTCAGCGGCGGCGCCATGGAAGCAATACCATTCCCGTTTTTACCATGACAGGTCTGACAAACGGTGTTAAATATTTTGTAACCCCTCGGATATTTAGCCGCCAGTGCATCCATCTTTTGGGCGTTGGCGGTGTTGTCCATATTTTTCAGCACGGCGTGCAGCTGTTTATTCAGCGCCAGCGTAGTATCCGGGTTAAAGGCCTCCAGTTGCTTCAGCAGCGCAGCTTCCCGGTTGACCGCATTATTGATCAATGCGGCCGACGTATAACGGTCACGCGCATACGCTTTCATCAGTTTATTCTCCAGCCGGCCGGCAGCAGCTTTGTCTGTCCGGCTCAATGCAGGCAATAAATAAGCGACATAAGGCGCAAAAAACGGTTTATCCGCCAGCGTATCCAGCCTTGCGGCGGCCGCTTTGGCGGATTTGCCGTCCAGCACGGAAGGCAACGCCGCCAGCGCCTGTACCTTATAGGCATCGTTGCCCTGCTCCAGTATCGTGGCCAGATCGGCGTAGGTCAACTGATGCAGGCCTTCCAGCGTCCAGAGCGCATGCACCTGCAACAGCGGCGTGGCGTTGCCGGCCAGTGCCGCCCGCAGTTCCGGTACCAGCGCGGTTAAGCGATGATCGATAATATATTG encodes:
- a CDS encoding GreA/GreB family elongation factor, with the translated sequence MKKKQIIVSQHDYDILKTLCYHAPGTAKLKEELDRAVIRKTKVPDDVVQVNSTLQFRDERSGAVREVQLVLPAASNIQLGKLSILSPIGTALLGYSAGDTIDWEVPAGKTQLHILRVVNEG
- a CDS encoding DUF192 domain-containing protein, translated to MQLPFKYLLIAALYVSGCNNNTGKNNSAATTETGTGTTAGTESPAPVTANGSEFRKDASLAFLSKSKADTIRKIDIQLAQTDQQREDGLMYRKSMTDDQGMLFIFPDMEERSFWMKNTYISLDIIYLDDKLEIVSIQKYATPLSEQSLPSFKKAQYVLEVNGGFCDKYHINYGDHVVYHK
- a CDS encoding FMN-binding glutamate synthase family protein — encoded protein: MNHRIARWAVYLLCLLLDVSVAASLYRGYLTGWILLPVAVGVTLLTLIDRFQGKHALLRNYPLLGRLRYLLEHIRPEMRQYFFESDTDGRPFSRRQRAVVYQRAKDVKQTVAFGALADMYEPGYEWASHTAFPTKVKPEALRVTIGNKQCSQPYNASLLNISAMSYGALSKTAILSLNGGAKVGGFAHNTGEGGVSPYHLQHGGDLIWQIGTGYFGCRDENGNFSPEVYAGTVAEPSVKMVELKLSQGAKPGKGGVLPAAKNTPEIAAIRKVKPGVSVLSPAAHTAFGNEYEMLTFLQQLRTLSGGKPVGFKLCVGRKDEFERICIAMTNTGIYPDFITVDGAEGGTGAAPLEFTDSIGMPLYDALAFVVNMLKKYDLKQHIRIMASGKIITGFDIMKVLALGADACYSARGMMLALGCIQALQCDSGSCPVGVATQDPTLYQGVNVTDKKERVANFHRNTIYALAELMGACGFAAPEQVNPAALYRRVTRTDIRSYEEIYAPDNGRSAGAALLPGQAVNN
- the mqnE gene encoding aminofutalosine synthase MqnE translates to MTMRQDYPAVQTLLQQPSLDTDLKNIAEKILRQERITPAEGLTLFEKGDVGFLGALANHVRERMHGDKTYFNRNFHIEPTNVCVFTCHFCSYSRLYKNREEGWELSIDQMLDIVKSYDGQPVTEVHIVGGVHPKMQLDFFVELIQKIKAHRPDLHIKGFTAVELDYMFRKAKVSVDEGMRILNEAGLQSMPGGGAEIFHPDVRAKICHDKVDADGWLAIHRAAHNRGMVTNATMLYGHIETYEHRIDHMERLRQLQDETHGFNTFIPLKFRNKGNDMSDIPESSIVEDLKLYAVARLYMDNFPHIKAYWPMLGRNTAQLTLSFGVNDLDGTIDDTTKIYSMAGAEEQNPSMNTAQLAHLIKQAGRRPVERDTVYNEIKDYTDVVFSDEELLVTK
- a CDS encoding M43 family zinc metalloprotease, which encodes MRHYFIILFTLLYSVAATGQRKCGTAVALQQRVLQHPSLQQVIDNNEKKMQLWQQRRMMRVQTEAVPQNVTIPVVVHIVLDNPDLVTDAQVLSQIAVLNQDYNAANPDISQVPSVWQPVTGNARISFCLAQRTPGDEPTTGIVRVKTTAGRSFDISGGAPDAKYAQYGGSDAWDTRKYLNIWVTRLSGNYLGVAAPPGVGYPVEQEGVVVLYTAFGTTGSVGRIYNLGRTTTHEIGHYFGLRHIWADDSGGCAADDGISDTPPQGDNTYGCPAFPRTDNCSPNFPGIMFMNYMDYTDDACMHLFTAGQTGRIRDVLENTVSSLMSSNGCTPVVLPANDAALTAVTGADGKRCDNRILPQVTLRNKGTLPLTSVRILYRLNNGALVNYNWQGNLSSLQSTNVPLPASQVTTGVYNLQAYTQSPNGQPDANVANDTTTSRFHFDAEVQLPFEEGFEQDSFPPPGWDLYNPDRSFTWERDRNVGHNSQASALVRNKGYNVNDQTDDLLTPVIDPQGHDSIFLFFDVAAAVYSNPDMTGNVWDTLQVLVTKDCRQTAAIAYAKWGKNLITRPTPVLDEFIPSNNEWRRDSVDLTALAGKDKFQVAFRNISNAENNIYIDNIRIVTKDINPELRQAGVLVHPNPTDGLVWISFYERPADLQQVNLYNAAGQLVRSQPGNAIGANNRMTFNLVNEPNGVYFVKLIYRNRANTIKLMKVR